A genomic stretch from Armatimonadota bacterium includes:
- the ftsH gene encoding ATP-dependent zinc metalloprotease FtsH: protein MVWALVITVVMFVLVPMYRSTRNVPRQVDFSEFLTMVESGQVAGRVVFNEDASTITGQRKDGQPFRTTYSKETTAQVQALLREKGIPFGVEASARNSPWPNLLSTFLPLILIIGLWFLMIRQAQSGSNQAMSFGKSRARLHQESKTKVTFDDVAGCDEAKEELQEIIEFLKHPKKFQALGAKIPRGVLLVGPPGSGKTLLAKAVAGEAGVPFFSISGSEFVEMFVGVGASRVRDLFEQAKKSAPCLLFIDEIDAVGRQRGAGLGGGHDEREQTLNQLLVEMDGFDPNAGIIVIAATNRPDILDPALLRPGRFDRRVVVDNPDTKGRKAILEVHLRGKPLAEDVNVDVLAKRTPGFSGADLANLVNEAALLAARRNKRRITMAEFDEAVERVIAGPQRRSRVLSQKERELVAFHEAGHAILRKLLPHADPPHKVTIVSRGMALGYVMGMPPEDRYTRTRAELLDEITVAMGGRVAEDLVFGEVTTGAENDFEQATDMARRMVTDFGMSEKLGPMSLGKRHGPVFLGRDLVESRNYSEEVAYEIDKEVRRIIDECYGRARRIIESNRDKLELVARALLDKETLDGEELERLLSGRPLDEPVEERPEAAPAPTAAPSVAAPAAPLRPKPEAG, encoded by the coding sequence ATGGTATGGGCACTGGTCATCACCGTGGTGATGTTCGTGCTGGTGCCCATGTACCGGAGCACGCGGAACGTCCCCCGCCAGGTGGACTTCAGCGAGTTTCTCACCATGGTCGAATCCGGCCAGGTCGCCGGCAGGGTCGTGTTCAACGAGGACGCCAGCACGATCACAGGCCAGCGCAAGGACGGTCAGCCGTTCCGCACCACGTACTCGAAGGAGACCACCGCGCAGGTGCAGGCGCTGTTGCGCGAGAAGGGGATCCCGTTCGGGGTCGAAGCATCCGCCCGCAACTCGCCCTGGCCGAACCTGTTGAGCACCTTCCTCCCGCTCATCTTGATCATCGGCCTGTGGTTTCTGATGATCCGCCAGGCCCAGTCCGGCAGCAACCAGGCGATGTCGTTCGGCAAGAGCCGCGCCCGGCTCCACCAGGAGTCCAAGACGAAGGTGACGTTCGACGACGTCGCCGGCTGCGACGAGGCCAAGGAGGAACTGCAGGAGATCATCGAGTTCCTCAAGCACCCGAAGAAATTCCAGGCGCTGGGCGCGAAGATCCCGCGGGGCGTGCTCCTGGTCGGACCGCCGGGATCGGGCAAGACGCTGCTGGCCAAAGCGGTGGCCGGAGAGGCCGGTGTGCCGTTCTTCTCCATCTCCGGTTCGGAGTTCGTCGAGATGTTCGTCGGGGTCGGCGCGTCGAGGGTCCGGGATCTGTTCGAGCAGGCGAAGAAGAGCGCGCCGTGCCTGTTGTTCATCGACGAGATCGACGCCGTCGGTCGGCAGCGGGGCGCGGGTCTGGGTGGCGGCCACGACGAGCGCGAGCAGACGCTCAATCAGTTGCTGGTCGAGATGGATGGCTTCGACCCCAACGCCGGCATCATCGTGATCGCGGCGACGAACCGTCCGGACATCCTCGACCCGGCGCTGCTGCGGCCCGGCCGCTTCGACCGGCGCGTGGTGGTCGACAACCCGGACACCAAGGGGCGCAAGGCCATCCTGGAGGTGCACCTGCGCGGCAAGCCGCTGGCCGAGGACGTCAACGTGGACGTGTTGGCCAAGCGCACCCCGGGGTTCTCGGGCGCGGATCTGGCGAACCTGGTGAACGAAGCCGCGCTGCTCGCGGCGCGGCGCAACAAGCGCCGCATCACGATGGCCGAGTTCGACGAGGCGGTGGAGCGCGTCATCGCCGGCCCGCAGCGGCGCAGCCGGGTGCTGTCCCAGAAGGAGCGCGAGCTGGTGGCGTTCCACGAGGCCGGGCACGCGATCCTGCGCAAGCTGCTCCCGCACGCCGACCCGCCGCACAAGGTCACGATCGTCTCGCGCGGCATGGCGCTGGGATACGTCATGGGCATGCCGCCGGAGGATCGCTACACGCGTACGCGCGCAGAGCTGCTGGACGAGATCACGGTCGCGATGGGCGGCCGCGTGGCAGAGGATCTGGTGTTCGGCGAGGTGACGACGGGCGCCGAGAACGACTTCGAGCAGGCCACCGACATGGCGCGCCGCATGGTCACCGACTTCGGCATGTCCGAGAAGCTCGGTCCGATGTCGCTGGGCAAGCGGCACGGTCCGGTGTTTTTGGGGCGCGACCTGGTGGAGAGCCGGAACTACAGTGAGGAAGTGGCCTACGAGATCGACAAGGAAGTGCGGCGGATCATCGACGAGTGCTACGGCCGCGCCCGCCGGATCATCGAGAGCAACCGCGACAAGCTCGAGCTCGTCGCACGGGCCCTGCTGGACAAGGAGACGCTGGATGGGGAGGAACTCGAGCGTCTGCTGAGCGGTCGCCCGCTGGACGAGCCGGTGGAGGAACGGCCAGAAGCCGCTCCCGCGCCGACCGCCGCCCCGTCCGTGGCCGCGCCCGCGGCCCCGCTGCGCCCCAAGCCGGAAGCTGGGTAG
- a CDS encoding ECF transporter S component, with product MSTRQLTYGAIFAALYVVIGQFVTQYLPNPMIPGAVIALNMTVVVIAGILFGPAVGGMVGLVGTAVNFVLTPTAAKPFEGWAILPHTAMGAAAGLARNAHPVLASLTILVGHALNVLFYVATGLLPLRDVIVAGFVVGLGFETIVDVGVIVAAVYLLRPWLQPRG from the coding sequence GTGAGCACCCGCCAGTTGACCTACGGGGCGATCTTCGCGGCGCTATACGTCGTCATCGGGCAGTTCGTGACGCAGTACCTGCCCAACCCGATGATCCCGGGGGCCGTGATCGCGCTGAACATGACCGTCGTCGTGATCGCGGGCATTCTGTTCGGTCCGGCCGTCGGGGGGATGGTCGGCCTGGTCGGGACAGCCGTCAACTTCGTCCTCACGCCGACCGCGGCCAAACCGTTCGAGGGCTGGGCCATCCTGCCCCACACCGCGATGGGCGCGGCCGCTGGCCTGGCCCGCAACGCACACCCGGTGCTCGCCTCCCTCACGATCCTCGTGGGTCACGCGCTCAACGTGCTGTTCTACGTCGCGACTGGGCTGCTGCCCCTCCGCGACGTGATCGTCGCGGGATTCGTTGTGGGCCTGGGATTCGAGACGATCGTCGACGTCGGCGTGATCGTCGCGGCCGTCTACCTGCTGCGGCCGTGGCTGCAGCCGCGCGGCTAG
- a CDS encoding isochorismatase family protein codes for MERAALIVVDLQNDFCPGGALAVAEGDRIVPIVNELASRFQRAGRPVVATQDWHPADHVSFENRGGPWPAHCVQGTPGADFHPALRREPITHIVRKATRPDEEAYSGFQGTGLAGLLTALGTEEVYICGLATDYCVHATAVDASRAGFAVTVVEDAARPVFPDQVADKRREWERLGIRVLRSADLLAGANP; via the coding sequence GTGGAACGGGCGGCTTTGATCGTTGTCGATCTGCAGAACGACTTCTGCCCCGGGGGTGCGCTGGCCGTCGCCGAGGGGGACCGCATCGTGCCGATCGTGAACGAGCTGGCGTCGCGGTTCCAGCGGGCCGGTCGGCCGGTCGTCGCGACCCAGGACTGGCACCCGGCAGACCACGTCTCCTTCGAGAACCGCGGCGGACCGTGGCCTGCGCACTGCGTCCAGGGCACACCCGGAGCCGACTTCCACCCCGCGTTGCGCCGCGAGCCGATCACGCACATCGTGCGGAAGGCCACGCGTCCCGATGAGGAAGCGTACTCCGGCTTCCAGGGGACGGGGCTCGCGGGTCTGCTGACCGCGCTGGGCACCGAAGAGGTGTACATCTGCGGACTGGCCACTGATTACTGCGTCCACGCCACCGCGGTCGACGCGTCCCGTGCGGGGTTCGCCGTCACGGTCGTGGAGGACGCGGCGCGGCCCGTCTTCCCCGATCAGGTGGCGGACAAGCGGCGGGAGTGGGAACGGTTGGGGATCCGCGTCCTCCGTTCGGCGGACCTGCTCGCGGGCGCAAACCCATAG
- a CDS encoding ASCH domain-containing protein, with protein sequence MYVLNFYSTVFAEQIRQGRKTATIRLGDKRGKYEAGTLVWVTVGRRFGERQKIFTAVIDRVELKQIRDLSPREIERDHPELRRHEELIEFLASIYERPVGMDDWVTVVHFSRVRESNHAVREP encoded by the coding sequence GTGTACGTGCTCAACTTCTACTCGACCGTGTTCGCCGAGCAGATCCGGCAGGGGCGCAAGACCGCCACAATCCGACTGGGGGACAAGCGTGGCAAGTATGAGGCGGGGACGCTGGTGTGGGTCACCGTCGGTCGGCGGTTCGGGGAGCGGCAGAAGATCTTCACTGCCGTCATCGATCGTGTCGAGCTCAAGCAGATCCGCGATCTGTCCCCGCGGGAGATCGAGCGAGACCACCCCGAACTGCGGCGGCACGAGGAGCTGATCGAGTTCCTCGCTTCTATCTATGAGCGGCCGGTGGGCATGGACGACTGGGTCACGGTCGTGCACTTCTCGCGGGTCCGAGAATCCAACCACGCCGTCAGGGAGCCGTAG
- a CDS encoding RNA 2'-phosphotransferase yields MHNRHRAERLSRLLSLILRHRPETVGLALDRHGWVPLDALLEAVRTQRGWETVTAADLEAVLALPGRRRFELREGRVRARYGHSVDVEPPSEPVRPPEWLYHGTTRDRLAAVLKEGLRPQGRRFVHLSLTPAQALEAARRHGTEPVVLTIHARRAHDAGVRFYAGSPEVYLAEAVPPEFVRSDPRKPAVGAREATTAP; encoded by the coding sequence GTGCACAACCGCCACCGCGCCGAGCGGCTGAGCCGCCTGCTTTCGCTGATCCTGCGGCACCGACCGGAGACGGTCGGGCTGGCCTTGGACCGCCACGGTTGGGTCCCGCTCGATGCCCTGCTCGAGGCGGTGCGGACGCAGCGCGGATGGGAGACGGTGACCGCAGCGGACCTGGAGGCCGTCCTGGCCCTGCCCGGACGCCGCCGCTTCGAACTCCGCGAGGGCCGTGTCCGCGCGCGCTACGGGCACAGCGTGGACGTCGAGCCCCCGTCGGAGCCCGTGCGCCCGCCGGAGTGGTTGTACCACGGGACCACACGGGATCGGCTGGCGGCGGTCCTCAAAGAGGGGCTGCGTCCGCAGGGCCGCCGGTTCGTCCACCTCTCGCTCACGCCCGCCCAGGCTCTGGAGGCGGCCCGGCGGCACGGTACCGAGCCGGTTGTACTGACGATCCACGCCCGGCGCGCGCACGACGCCGGCGTGCGGTTCTATGCGGGCAGCCCCGAGGTCTATCTGGCCGAGGCCGTCCCGCCGGAGTTCGTCCGCTCCGACCCCCGAAAGCCGGCGGTCGGAGCGCGCGAGGCGACTACGGCTCCCTGA